The following DNA comes from Cryptococcus deuterogattii R265 chromosome 2, complete sequence.
AGGCTGATGGTCATGATGGTTCTGTTCAATAGATCATTGAGTCCACATtgcgagaaggagagcaGTTCGCCAATgctttcttcactctcgAGACTAAGATTAAGATCGCCAAGATGTATGTTTTTTTGGGGGCCTATCGCTGATTGGATCGTCTCTGACATCATCGATACAGGCTTGATGAGTTTGGTGTCGAGTACATTGAGCTTACTTCCCCTGCTGCCTCTCCCGAATCCCGTGCCCACTGTGAGGCCATCTGCAACCTTGGTTTGAAGAATACCAAGATTTTAACCCACATTCGATGCCACATGGACGATGCCCGATTGGCTGTTGAGACTGGTGTTGACGGTGTTGACGTTGTCATTGgtacctcttctttcttgagGGAGCACTCTCACGGTAAGGACATGACTTGGATTACCAAGACGTGAGTCATTTTTTGCCATTCTTTCCGAACATATCTAATCATACTATTAAGCGCTATCGAGGTTATTGAGTTCGTCAAGTCCAAGGGTATTGAGATTCGATTCTCCTCTGAAGACTCTTTCCGATCCGAACTCGTCGATTTGCTCTCCATTTACCGAACCGTGGACAAGATTGGTGTCAACCGAGTTGGTGTTGCCGACACTGTTGGTTGCGCCGATGCTCGACAGGTCTACGAACTCGTGAGGACATTGCGAGGCGTTGTCAGCTGTGACATTGAAACTCACTTCCACAACGACACTGGTTGTGGTACGTCCTCTGATTTTTTTGCATCAGTTCTGTGTTGATTTCATCTTTTAGCTATCGCCAACGCCTACGCTGCCCTTGAGGCCGGTGCTACCCACGTCGACACCTCTATCGTAAGTGTATCATTGATGTGAATGTGCAACCTCTTGTCCCTTACTAATAATGTTTTAGCTCGGTATTGGCGAGCGAAATGGTATCACCCCTCTTGGTGGTCTCATTGCCCGAATGATGGTTGCCGACCCTGAGTACGTTAAGAGCAAGTACAACCTCTCTATGCTCCGAGAGCTCGAAAATTTCGTTGCCGAGGCCGTTGAGGTTCAGGTCCCTTTGTAAGTTCATACCTATCCTGTCGGTGTTGTAAAAGCTGATAATCTGTTGACCAGCAACAACTACATCACTGGTTTCTGTGCCTTCACCCACAAGGCTGGTATCCATGCCAAGGCCATCCTTGCTAACCCTTCCACCTACGAGATCCTCAACCCCGCTGACTTCGGTATGACTCGATACGTCTCTATCGGTCACCGATTGACCGGTTGGAACGCCGTTAAGAGCCGAGTCGAGCAACTCAATCTTAAGCTTAACGACGAACAGGTACGTGTTATTTTTGATCAGGATATCGTACTTTAACTGACAGATAATATACAGGTCAAGGACGCTACTgccaagatcaaggagcTCGCCGACGTTCGAACACAATCTATGGAGGACGTCGACATGATCCTCCGTATTTACCACACTGGTATCCAGAGTGGTGACCTTAAGGTCGGCCAGTCCGCCGTCCTCGACCGATTGCTCGAGAAGCACATGCCCTCAAGAGATAACTCTCCCAGCGCCAGGTCCGTCAACGCTGACGGTGCTCCCGCCAAGCGTCAGCGAGTCGGAGAGCCTTCTGCTTAATCTAATACTATTCTCGCACGGTTTTGGATCTGGTGTAGAGATGCGAAGGAATGTACGAATTGAAGCATTCGAGGGGACCAGTCACAAGTACTACTGTATCTAGGAAAATGTAGACGAGGGAGGTCAGTTCAAAATAGGCATTTGGcgtttctttttctttcgtcTTTGCCCTTTGCCGTTATGTCACGTTATGCATCTGTTGAATTCTATGGTTCAAAATCGGGCCTTCTAAGCGCTGAATAATACAATGTTGTTTTTTTAGATCTTCTGACAGACTTTAATCGCTAATTTACAGCCTTCTCCCACGATAGCGCTTAACAAACTATGTCCCGGCGCCTTCTGAGCACCTTCCTCAACGGCAATGTCCAAGTGCTCGAGCTCGTCATCACGGAACTCTCGGAGTATTGAAGCCATCAAAGGCACAGAGGGGTGGGGCTGGGCGGATGGGCCCGCATCTTTTGGAGGGTTAAGCATACTTTCGAGCTCGCGAAGCTGGCTGTACATTCTGTCAGTGAATGTTTAGGGATACTATTCACTATGTCTTACTCGTCATAATGTTCTCCAATAACAGTCTCCACCGCTTCTGTACATGCCATAGCAGCTTCCTTACTCATCAAGCCAGTACCAGCACCAAGAGCGAACGCCATGGTTTGCCAGAGCGGATAGAGAAGAGTTGGTCGAGCACGATGCTGAGCTGAAAGTAATGAAAGAGTTTTAAGGTGATGTCGTTCGTTCTCCCACATTTCCTAAAACGAGAAGAATAAGCTTTTGAGATGATCCTCGATAACTGAAATTACTCACTTCAACCTGACGAGCAGTTTTGGAATCTCCCTTGACGTCCATCGCCCACTTCTGACCTCTGTAGATCCAATTGGCTCCTAATTCTCCCGCATGATCAACTCTTATTATCCGCTCAACAAgcttcctctgctcttccGTGAGGTTTCCAGGTGTCTCAGTGGTCGCCTCAATGGAACTCTTGCAGATCTCTGAGTCAGACGGTGGcttggaagacgaggatcGAGGATGGGGCGAGTAGGCGTGGGAGACAAGAGTACGGTACGCAAGATGCCTGCAAGCGACAATTCGTGGAATGTTGTTAGATTTGATGACGGGCATTTTAGTGACTGCCTAGAAGAGTCTGCTATTGGATACTGGAGAACATTAATGTTCGACGGTTGAGCGTGAATTCCGTCAAACGACCGCGACAATTCGGAAGTTCGAAGTGGTGGTGCGAGTGCCTCCACTATGGTCTAATGCTCCTTACGTAACCCCCTTTTGCATCATCTCTCAAGAGGACcagcagaagaaaagaaagaaaggcTCAGGACGCAGGAGTGTGAAATCCGAGATCAGATGTTGTTATATATTGACTGATCGAGGTGAAACTGACATTAAACATCATCAGGAGGTACATAATCACCGAGTTGCTAGGCGGACTGTTATACATGCATGCTATCGCCGAGGTATATAAAATCGACAAACTATTTTTCTACTCATGAGTACATTTTTGTTTAGGATTGGACTGCAAATAGACATTAGAAAAAATTTCCCATACTTCTAAATGATTGAGACGTACTAGGCTTGATCTTGAAGTGCATTTGAATGAGGGCAAAAATAAAACACTAATAA
Coding sequences within:
- a CDS encoding homocitrate synthase mitochondrial translates to MCPPADEPINNGADQEMVAIETNTPHISSSSASQVNGAAGTAQAQPPAVKTHKGLYGRASDFLSNTSNWKIIESTLREGEQFANAFFTLETKIKIAKMLDEFGVEYIELTSPAASPESRAHCEAICNLGLKNTKILTHIRCHMDDARLAVETGVDGVDVVIGTSSFLREHSHGKDMTWITKTAIEVIEFVKSKGIEIRFSSEDSFRSELVDLLSIYRTVDKIGVNRVGVADTVGCADARQVYELVRTLRGVVSCDIETHFHNDTGCAIANAYAALEAGATHVDTSILGIGERNGITPLGGLIARMMVADPEYVKSKYNLSMLRELENFVAEAVEVQVPFNNYITGFCAFTHKAGIHAKAILANPSTYEILNPADFGMTRYVSIGHRLTGWNAVKSRVEQLNLKLNDEQVKDATAKIKELADVRTQSMEDVDMILRIYHTGIQSGDLKVGQSAVLDRLLEKHMPSRDNSPSARSVNADGAPAKRQRVGEPSA
- a CDS encoding ubiquinone biosynthesis monooxygenase Coq7, with the translated sequence MPVIKSNNIPRIVACRHLAYRTLVSHAYSPHPRSSSSKPPSDSEICKSSIEATTETPGNLTEEQRKLVERIIRVDHAGELGANWIYRGQKWAMDVKGDSKTARQVEEMWENERHHLKTLSLLSAQHRARPTLLYPLWQTMAFALGAGTGLMSKEAAMACTEAVETVIGEHYDDQLRELESMLNPPKDAGPSAQPHPSVPLMASILREFRDDELEHLDIAVEEGAQKAPGHSLLSAIVGEGCKLAIKVCQKI